DNA sequence from the Carassius gibelio isolate Cgi1373 ecotype wild population from Czech Republic chromosome A14, carGib1.2-hapl.c, whole genome shotgun sequence genome:
TGTCTGATGACGACAGAAAACACTCTTGCTGTGGCGGGATGCCCGAACAGAACTTACCTGAAGCGACGTGTCGGGCTGGGAACAGGGCTGGGCGTCAGACCGTTACTGGTCACCAGGATTTGAAGAGACGGAGAGAAACACTGCTGCTCATTGAAGAGAGAGAAGTCAGTCGAAGCATTAAGCCTTAAAAAACAACAGTACAGCAAGTTATTTAAGAAAGGAAGAGATACCTTCTTTCCGATCCCTCTGGTGGGCGAAGGAGCAGGAGACACAGGCACAAAATCAATCCGCTTTGGAGATGACGATGATGAAGATTTCTCAACATCATTATCACTCTACAGTCAAGCACAACCATATAAAGCATTACCCAATATGACAGAATTATTACCACTAGTTAACCACTTGATTACCAATGCAGTGTCGGAGTGTTATACTACCAATCCAGTCTGCTCTTGAGAGACTGGTGGCCCTGTTGACTCCAGGAGCTTTTTTTCTAGCATGCTTCCATTTTCTCTTCCACAATCCCATCAATAGGGGAAGAGGAAGTGTAGCAACAGAGCTACTGCATGCATCATGTTATCTGAGTGAGAACATTGCCTCTACTTTTACACACAATAATAATTGTGAAGCTTCGGTTTAAAAACCTCAATTATGCATTGTGCAATAAAAATAGTATACACAtggtttaaaagtttgggtcattaagttaaatacttttatttagtaaggaATGACACACAGATTTGtattaaaagtgatagtaaagatacTTGAAAGATTCTTGAAAAGAATGCAAAAGTATTCTGAAAAAACTGATatatttttcttgagcagcatatcggaatgatttctgaaggatcatgtgacactgaagactggagtaatgatgctgaaaattctgctttgcatcacaggaataaatattttaaaatgcattcaaatagaaaaggttattttaaactaataaatcaatatcagttttttttttaaccaggctCTTACCAGACTAAGACTCTCCTCCCAAGACTGGCTCATCTGCATGGCTGCCTGCACCTCTCTAGATCAATTGACATTATGGGGGGAAATAAATacagacaggaaaaaaaaattatagatgtgTCACTAAACACCGACATTATTCCTTTCCACCAATTGCTAGAGTCGGGCAGTCTAACAGAAGCCCTCATTCCAGTGTGCACTGTGCATGTCGATTATTGTTATGAAAACTGGAAACAGACAAAACCTGCTGTCAGCTACTGATAAATGAGAAACCAATACCCTGGGGGTTCAGCAGATGTGAGCTCTTACCTTTCATGAGCAGTTTCACGATTCATCACATCAACACCCTCTTCCtggaaataaacaaacacaaagaatGCTCATATGAGCGAATATCAGAATTAACTTGAAGTATATATGCCATGTTGCAATACTACAAACCAGTCTGAATCTGAAAAACAGGTGGTTTGTGAAAACACCAAAATGTAATTTCAAGCACACACTCCCATAAGCATGTTTTTATAGGAGTAGTGAGTCATGCTAAGATCTCAGACTAAGAAATAAGTCATATTTCAATGTAAACTGATGCAAACTTTGTACCTGTTTGATCCTCTGCAGTCTTGTGCTAGGAACACGTACTGGCGAAGATGGAacctaaaaatgcattaaaaatgtctttaaaaaagcCAACTGTCACATTAATAATGCATTCTGCAACTCTTTACATACCACACTGGGTCGAACAACAGTAGTACTGTTTCTTCTGCTGCGGAGAACCTCTCTCTGGAACACCTGTGAAGCatcactgaagaaagaaaagacCAACATCAGAGTGTACTAAAAACTATTCAGTTCAACTTTAAAGTCATGATAAAACTGTATAAGCAGAAACGGGTAATTTCTTCTACATTGTGACATATCCGGGAGTAACAgattgtgaaaaaaacaaaagtaggGTGGGGATTTGGTTCTATTCTAAGATGTGGGTTTATACGAAAAAATATTTGGAGAAGTCCTACGTGCATCATCACCAGAGACAAGTCCGGCGTTTCACCCGAAGGTCTAGTTATGacactttaattaaacattatgaGGTCAAAGCatgatttacaaatgttaaccTGTACAAATTAGTCACATTAAgatttaaaacatgcatttaaagtgAATATTGGCTTTTAAACCATTGCAATCCTAATGTGCGAGTTTTATACTACCAACACAGTCTGTTCTTGAGAGACTGGTGGCCCTGATGACTCGAAGCATGTTATTCTAGCATGGCTTCATGTCTCTACTCTCTATGAGTGAGAGAGTAACCACAACAGCCATGCATGGTGTCTTGGTAAGCGATCCAGCATTTTTAGACATTAAAGGTGTGTAGGAGCTCACCATCAAGGCTGGGAACATGATGCCCCAAAAATGTATGCATCCCTGTTTATAACAGTTTAACAGTTTATAACCAAAAcattgctgaaaatttactcaacCTCTAGAGATTGTTTCTGCATCTGAACAGAATTGGAGAAATTTACAtcaattgctcaccaatggatcttatctaatgaataagtaccaTCATAAACAAATaggtaaaaacatcttaattatggatttattcgagagaaaaaaaagctggatatattgtgatgtttttatcagctgtttggactcattctgacggcacccattcactgcagaggatccatcgctgagcaagtgatataatgctacatttctccaaatctgttctgatggagatgcaaacttatctacatctcgggtggcctgagggtgagaacatcattagcaaaatttcatttttagGGGGAGAAGAAATAATATTTAAGATGAAATCTGTGATTTCCAGGTGGTTCAAGATGGTAAACCAGCTACCAGGTTCCCAAAACTAGCTTGACCACTTTAAACTGGTATGGCCAGTTTGGACCAATTAGAAACCAATCAGCTACCAGCTTTGGCTGGATCTTTCAGCATGGTCAAGTAGGCAGCTCACCAGATTCAAAGACACGTCCAATAATATATCAACATAATACATTTACTGGTCTAAACATCTCAGCATATGCTATTAGTAGTCACCTCAGGCCGTTTATCATGGGTTCGCTGTTAGATCGTCTCAAGTGTCCATCGAGTGACGACGGGATGTCCAGATCCAGCTCCATCTTCTCTTGTGACATGATTCCTTGATTGTTTACTGTCCTTAGAATTATGCCGCATAAAAACCACGCAGGTAGCAAAGCTACATCGTTGAAAGACACAAAACCGATCAATGTCACGGTTCACAATGTGCTCATGTTGCAGACCGGGGCTTCGGTTGTTGTTGTTTAGGGTCAATGTATGTCTCGATCACAGCCCAAACAAATGATCCGTAGGTTTCTGCAAACCAACATTCTGCTTGGTCAAGCTGCACCGCGTATCTTTCTATAAAATTCTCCACTTTCTGTTCCAATCGTGTAGATCCAGCGACTGGTTAGCTGTGAGCTAATATGTGAAAGGGGTTTGGCCCATGCACACCAATCCTGTGCTGTTAGCTTAGCTTAGGCGCACAGCACCTAAAACTGAGCAGCTCTGGCCAGATAACTACAATTCTAAGATTGCATGTGGAAAGGATTCATGAAAGGCCCCAATTCAGAGCATGAAAATCGAGGATTAAACCGTGAGCGCAATAATAACAAAAGCTGAAGGCACAACGATGTTCAGCTGGCCATCATCATGTTGCTAACTAGCTTGATTTTCGTAATGAGTTGTTGGGCAAACGCATGTAAATCACTAGTCAAACGCGCGACTCCTCTTCGACATCGTCTGTTTGCCAGTTTGGCGTGTCAGTATCTAGTTGAATGAGTTTGTAACTTAGTTGCGTCAATCATAGGTAAGaatctattttatctattttctGGACACCGCAGCGTACCCACACAGCACAGCCAAGAGTCCCTCCCCTTCTCTGCCTACCGGACTGACTGACAGCATCGGGAACCAATCAGAAACGCGATGGACGCCGGCGAGCCTTCTTGAACAGCAAACGATCGGGGAAATAGCCAATGGAATCACACTTCCTGGAGACGTTTCCTAAGCACGTCCCTGCGCACGCCGTTCAACACATGCGCATTCTCTTTGTTGCTTTGGAAAAAGCcaaattttaaatctttttaaaattgaGAGATACTTTAAAACTTGTGACATACGTACACCGCAGCTAACATTATCAATAGGTTACATTTAggatatttgacatttaaaattctAGGGTAATAAGAACATTTATGACACTGTATAAAAGTTGTCCACTACTTCCAACTTGTCAAACCAATTATGTTTACTGAataactaaaatgtataaaatagcctctgatttatataaatatatataatgatgacATGAAAACTGACCCCTGACTCACACCAGTGTAATTCACACAAAGTATGTCATCCACCTATGGACTTGGTGTTTTTGTTTACCACCAAAATAAcgtgataaaatataatttttgatctCCTTCTGTACAGTGATTTACATCTTATTTCTCACTTATTTGAAGCTtcggagaattttttttttttatttattctttttcggATTCTATTAAAAAGCAGTGCTATTCATGACCAATGAATATAGTACAAATGAAATGTTAAGATAGAgttgtcaataaaaaaaatcataaataagaTGAGGGGTGGGGGGTGGTCTCTTCATTTAGGCAAAGCATAAGGGCACAGCAATTaagctttttttataatttccacATGCCTCAGACCTTAACCTTCATCTAAACATCACTGTGTGATGACACTCCACCCTAAAACCAAATTTTGCATAAAATTGCTTTGCACAAAACACAGCAGCAATGAGCAACACCAGAGTCACATGTTTCTTCACAGCTGACTGTGAGGCCTCTTGTCTGGCAGCAGACAatgtttcttttctcttcttttaatGAGAGACACAAGATTTTGAGCCAGGCGACTGCAAGGTCATCACGCAGGTCAGGTGATGGCAACTCTGGCtgactttaataaattaatatctcctctatttaaaaataaaaataaaaaaagataacaaAAATACTATGTAGAAAGAGTTGCATGTTTAAAGATTCAGTGAGCAGAAAGGAGACAGCAATGGTTGCATTAGCATGTATTAGTAACAAAACGTGCATGGAAACAATTATGAGGTTGAATTATAAAGCTAATATGGTTTTTATTAGAATATGCCCCATTAAAATCAGAAGCTCTGTGTGTTGGAAACAAGTTGGCTGCTTCAAAAGGCATGACAACATCCTGATGAGGGGATACAGTGTGTCTAAGTAGTAAGAACGTGCCACGACACTGCAGTTGCACTCCTCCTCCGTTACTCTACGGGGGATGTTGTACAGCTCGCGCTCCCATAAAGCTTTGCAGGAGACCATACAATGAAATTTGGTGCGTTTTTTTACATTTCGGCGCCATTTTCGATTGGACCCGAGGTAAGTTTGGATTTTTTGAGGAATTATTTTTTTGAGGATCCCCCTCCCCCTCCGTGTTCTCACGCTGTCAAGCTGTGTGTTGTTCATTAATTTCCGAGAGAAACGGAGGTGCTTCGAGTCGACTTCACGACTTCTGCGCCTTTGTTTGAGAACAGTGTCGCGGGGAGAAAACTATCACACTTTAACGCAACTTGGTCTGCATGCTCATAATCTGAAAGATGTTTCATTTTGACGCGTGTCAAACAAAAGTTCGCGTTTTTATCGCTCGTTTGTTTTCAACtggcatttctcaaaatatcttagtAACCAACATCCTCTTTTATTATTAGTACGAAGTTGTCTATTTAGGGAACCTGTATAGTCGCAACTGAGGAAACACCCCACGGTCTTTTTGATAGACACTGTATTCGAAGGAGGTCGGCAACTTACACTTAGGttggaaatatatatttgtactttttcatttttgattccGCAGGCTATTTCTGTTGTTATATACAGTTGTAAAATGCTGAGTAGGCAGCAGTTAACTACACCCTGTATGTGGCATCCAGCTGAATGTGCGTCTCTGGAGTTTTTCTTACCACCTCAGCATATGGCctgtacaaaatattaaataaaccatttctatattaatattatattattactttgACTTGCTGTGAATACGCTGATGTTTCAATTTAGCAAACGTGTGAGTGTGTATTCAGCTTGTTTTTTCAATGTAGGCAGTCAAGTTTTCTGTAAATTccttatatttttgtaattgcatatatttgttttattttattttttaatgtgcatatttatttattttaaagaagcaACGCCTTCTGTACACCAGACCGTGACAGGTATTGAGGATATGTCTGGTCATGTCTGCCTGGCAATGGCTCTTATTTTTTGTTCTTCATTAGTTGCTAACCAACAACTACGGTACAAACAACatacagcttttgaaataataaattcccattatttaagagcaaatatatttttattaatacgaAATgaacagaaacttttttttttaaatctggtgtttacacatttgcatgttttttttcatatttattgttttatatagatctttttaattacttaatacaaagaaccatgttttttattatttattttcatttagaggATATAATCTTGATGCTGTTGGGCCTTTCTTTCCACCCTGTTGTTCCTCTCAGACCCTTCAGGGGGCGCTCGTCCTCTTAATGACATGTGGAACTATCaatacaacaaataaatatttccataATTATATAGACAGGTGCAAGTTGAAGCCATACTGAAAGGAGACTGAACATATCAGTTGCTCTGTAACAACTCTAGCAGCTCGTCATGTTTTTTTGATTATGGAAATGCAGCTAGAGGAGTTGCTTCTGCCTGTTCCACCAGCAACATTTCAGTAACCCAGCATAAGAGACCTGCAGATCTAAAGGGAATGTGCTATAGCAGCACATAAATACTGGAGGTGAATGTGTTGTTATCCAGTATTGTTGTTCTGCTATAGTAAGACCTGTCAGCGCTTACAGACTCCAAAGAGCCACAGCAGATCCAGGAGAGCTGACCATACCCATGCATTTCTGTGATGAAAAACACCACCTGTCTGTACTCTAGATAAACAACGCTGTCAAATAAAATCAGCAGTCAGCTAACTGATCTTATTTCATTATGCTTACCTGTTCTTTGTGTTATCATTTCTATTGTACTGTAAGTGCAAGATGTATGCAGAACAACAGTATGTTTATTCTTATGCTATTTATTTCTAAATCATACTGCATGATAATATGACCTGTTTAACAATGTTAGTCATGACAAAATACGTTAATACTTAAAattcttttaataattttttaagatTGACAGGTGGTTGAACAGTGGTGAGGTCACATGTTTTACaagtttttcattcattttcatagcATAACTGGTCATACAAATGATCATATAAGgcactgtaagatttttttttttcatttcatttcaatctCATTAATATAATTAGTAAACAAAACTACAGTAAGTGGACACAAATAAATATCTTGACAGGATAATTAAACCgatacaaattacaaaaataaaataataaaaacagggcGATATTTGGCTTTAAAATGTCAATAAATTTGAAATATGATTGGAAAAAAAAGTACATTCAACATATTCAATATTACAATACTCACTGATTTGAATCAATAATAACAGGGTTCATATTATGGTTCCCAATAGACTTTTGGAAACACCAGTGGTCTTTTCAAATTCACACATTGTGTGTTCACTATTGAATAGCAAAGCAAGGCAACCTAAAATCAATATTCTGTTCATCATATCATAAACACCTATCCATAGtgtctagcacacacacacaaaaaggttATAATAAATCAAAGGGAATCTGGCCATTACATTAAACGGTTGTTTAAAACACCCACTGTAATGAAGAGCAGTCTAACCCTGAGACCTCTGTTCTCAGAGACTGAATTGAAAAGCGTTTGTGGTTACTAATGTGTGTGGGATGCCTGTGGAGGTATAAGCTAATGTAAATGTAAGGTGCATTGATTTACAGCACACACCTCCCCAGAGACGCTGAACAAAGGACCTGCTAACCTGCGGTGAGCTgtgcaactgaaaaaaaatacaaaatggatagaaaataataattaaaaaaacatccaCTAAGAACAAATGGTACACAGTTAGAGGGGGAAGTTCAGGGCTTCTCATGCTTTGTACTTCTCCTTTCCCGTTTCACTGATGACGCATATGTGCTGCAAGTCAAAACGAGAGAAGCAGTTAGCAGAAATCGCGGCGCAATCAAACAGATGTGCGTGTTATAATGAACaactatttgtatttaaattataaagcTATTCTAAATGATGAAATGTTGCTACTTACATTTAAATCCCTAAAGTACTCATTGTAGTCAAGTGCATATCCAACCACAAATTTGTCAGGAACCTCAAATCCTACAACTAGTGGAGAGAAGggggtaaataaaaaaagttaatttgtacAGACAggttcaagaaatatttcttcttattatcaaagctgaaaactaatatttttgtggtGACTATGAAAATCATCAGTACATGTGTTAGTCttccaccttgtggtcaatacaTAGCATTGCACTGTTAAGGGCCCTAGTACATAGACTGGTCAAAAGAAGTTTCAGGTCAAAATAATTGACTTGATtccctttaaaatataaatcaatgtGCTTTAGTGTTTTGAAGGTGTTTGTGCAACCCTGAGAAATCATAAGCATGCATCCATTTATATCCATTTATGACTTGTGAGAAGTGGATTGAATTCTAATTATATCGATGCTATATAGAATTGCATGCCAAAAAAAGGCTGGAAATCTTTTTCAGTAATCCACTCACAGTCTGGTCTGTAGCCAACACTCCTAGGTGTCCTTTTCACCagcaaactgcaaaaaaaataatatatataggaATATGTAAAGTATACAGGACCGTACAACTTATAAAACTCAAAAGTAGATAGAAGTTTCTGGCATTTGTTGCATTAGTGATGAAGGGAGTTACTAAACAGAGCTTAGCAATATTTACATACAGCTTACAAAAGCTGATGCAATACCTACAAGACAAACACTCTGAGACACACTGGTTACCtccattttattaattatagtcATCTGTACCTGGCCACTTTGACCATTTTAGGATTATATTGCTTGAGTAGTTCCAGCAGGGTCTTCATTGTCTTCCCAGTATCAATGATGTCCTAATAAACAGAGTGAAGgttacataaaacacatttaacattTGTTGAATAAtgcaaactattttaaaaataaaagtaaaaataaatgtatatatacctCAACAATCAAGACATTCTTTGGTGTCAAAAAGAATATgtcaagagaaaaagagaaacagtTTTAACACATTTGGATATGTTTAAGAGACCGTAATGACAGTATTTGATCAGCCACTTATTACTACCATATTATTACaaccatttatttttgtaattattattcatGCACTTTCATTCAAAAGTGAGAGCTCCATATGAATTTGTAAtctttgtgaaaaaaatatgttatgttcaccaaggctgcatttgtttcaTCACAATATAGTAGTGactgttttttattgtaatatattttaaaatgtaatttattccagtgatacAAAGCATCatgacttcagtcttcagtgtcacatgatccttcagaaatcattctaatatgctgatttggtgctcaagaaacatttcttattaagttcaaaagaacaacacttatttgaaatacaatcttttataacattataaatgtctttcagtcacttttaatcaatgtcATGTCTCctcacagaataaaaatatttattattataaaaaaaacatgatctgAGCACAGAAATTAATTTTGAGACAAAGTGTTGACAGTAATGGACTTAATTTTGAATTacccgtattttttggactattagttgcatcagtccaaaaataggtcatgatgagggaaaaaacatatataagttgcactggactataagtcgcatttatttagaaccaagaaccaatagaaaacattaccgtctacagccgcgagagggcgctctatgtcttcagtgtagactacaggaacacagagcagcatagagcgccctctcgcggctgtagacggtaatgttttctattgggtgatgtctcttagttcatgtcaaataaattttgatgaataagtcgcacctgactataagtcgcaggaccagccaaactatgaaaaaaagtgcgacttatggtccggaaaatatggtagctTTTTTAACAAACCAAAGTTACTGAATGACATGATCAGAAAGATTCCTTTTAATTAATGGAGATGGTTTTTGCTTACCTTTCCTTTGAGTGTGGACAGATCATCTCCGCCGATCACTTTGATGTCACCTGTAGATTGGTCATTCTGTAATATTTAAAGAAGGGGAATACACAGATTCAGACATTTACACGAGTCAGTCCAGACATTAAAGTGTTAAAGCACTTAACTCTGAAACAAGTATGTATCACAAGTGTCAATTTTCATTTATGTtgtcaaaataattatacacacacGTTGACAATACACAGAAGGGAGCAGACGGGCCTGACTGaatttacattcattaaataaGTTGAATGAATAATAGGCGTACTTGGTAACTCTTGAGACGGATGAAGTCCACAGTCATGGGAATGGAGCGATCGCTGTTGCGATTTAGCGCTTTGATGTAATCTAAGAGGTCAGCAAAAAATTTGTAGCCCCCTTTGAGCACACACAGAGCCACAATATGATGCGCGCCCATGTCCTTCATGATATCTCTGGCCAGACGTTCAGTTCTGGAAGGAGTCAGGAGATACTGGTCAGCCAATACGCAGTGTCAACAGTCTTCAGGTTGCATGTTATTTGTAATGTGGGTGTTCATTAGGCAAGACTAAGAAAAGAACTTGTTTGATGTGGCTCGTACCTGTCCATGATGAGTCCATGTGGAATATACACCCGCTCCAGGTCAGACGCATAATGTTTCGGTATACAGAAGAGGTCCAGGTCATAACCTTGCTCCTCATCATTGATCTAAAATGCACAAATGACATCATATCATAGCTGATAGGGCAAAGAACAGTGAGCCAACCGTTTGACAGATAACATTTTATCTAGTCGACAGAAGGACAAACCTTAAATAGGGCAGTAGAGGAAAGGTGATCTTTACTTCAACCTTATCTTCTATTGCCTAAACAGCTCTCATAAGCACTGGTGAGTTGAGACAGCATCTGTTTCTAACATCTGGAGTTATATTCTCGACAGAAACGTCCTTAACAAATTGActtaaaaaatgcatatattatcTAACTTATTTCTTAAGCATATACCCTAGAACAGATTTAAGTGAGAAAGTCAAGATGTACAAATAAACAAGGACGGTCGGGATGAAGAGTGTAAATGTTGAAGTAAGCAAAGAGTCTTCTTGAGTGAAAaataagtgtgcttaattgttttGAGTGTGCACATGTTGTGTACTTGTAGTTAACAAACCTTTATTTGCAGAttacagagaagaaaaaaacactcaaaGGGTTGCACCATCATGTCATTCACAAAAGAAAGAAGATATCTTAAGGAATGTTGGCAGTTGGAAAAACAGTTGACGTTAGccttttccatactatggaagtcaatggctgccagCAACTATTTGCTTAACAACATTGTTCAGACTATTTTCTTTTGTATTGAACaggagaaagaaactcatacaggtttggaacaacttgagggtgagtaaattataactGAAATGTACTTCTGGTACTTTTGTGTCCTTTTATGTTTTACATCTTtacttgtgtttatgtgtgtgtgtgtgtgtgtgtttttagcattttaattaagaCTTGCTGAATCCCCCTGGTTGAGAAGAACAGTTCTGAAATAGGAATGCACATTTTGTGGTTTCCACCCTTTTAATGAAAAAGTATAACCTGTTCTGCTGGTGGATCTGAAAAGAACCTTGACTGGAAATCTTTCAAAACAACAAAtggtaaatgtaaaatgtgtaaaaactgTTCCTCATAGTGGAAGCAAAATAGAAGCAGATGAATCCCAAGTAAGCAGCAATTGTTTGTTCATAgcttgttcattgtttgttcttcCCAAAAGTGTCATCACACTGTCCTCCAAGGACTTTCAGACAAATAATGTGCAGCTGTCAGGAGAGGTTTGTCTGGGAGCTTCCTCCTTTCTGCTTACCACTGGTGCCAATATCTTAAGATTCAAACCCCATCAATAGACAGGGCTATGATAAGATATGGAACTTAAAGAGCAGTATGCAGTGTTTCTAATATTGCTGCAGGAACATGCATTAAGTCTGTTAGCTGTCAGATCTAGAGGGCCGTATTCCACATCAACAAAACTCCTGCTGTAGACTCACATGCATGTCACATGTCTTTCCTCAGCTGTATCAGGATACTGAGCCAATGTTCTGCATTAAGAATGCAAATCaattgatgtttattattattttagctctTCAGGTAACAGAAGTCCCAGAGTATATATAACTCTTTGGTGTGTCCCTGGATACTGTAGACTGAAGTCAACAGTGTGGTTTAACATGCCTATAAAAGGATTCagaatcagcaaaaaaaaaaaacagcatgactTGTGCGCTATATTACATGCCTTCTGAAGTCATGCACTAGAGATTATATGAGGAACAGACCTAAACTTAAATCGGTCTCTATTGAAGATCCCAAAATCCACCCTAGCTTGCCTTGCTGTTCATTATAGTATATGAGAAAAGCACATACACTATAAACAGTTTAGTGGAATTGTATCTTTTCAATAAATCATTGCTCCGGTTACAAAACTGATCAGggctgtttcccaaaagcattaaACCTAATTGTAGAGAGTACTACG
Encoded proteins:
- the LOC128027261 gene encoding P2R1A-PPP2R2A-interacting phosphatase regulator 1 isoform X1, with amino-acid sequence MSQEKMELDLDIPSSLDGHLRRSNSEPMINGLSDASQVFQREVLRSRRNSTTVVRPSVVPSSPVRVPSTRLQRIKQEEGVDVMNRETAHEREVQAAMQMSQSWEESLSLSDNDVEKSSSSSSPKRIDFVPVSPAPSPTRGIGKKQCFSPSLQILVTSNGLTPSPVPSPTRRFSRRSQSPINCIRPGILGPLKRKCEMETESQPKRLFQGTTNMLSTEVSHLPELNTCSVSPPDLLDGSLSSVGSSSDSPAKMEGVSPSSSNSSLTPLQDLSPK
- the LOC128027261 gene encoding P2R1A-PPP2R2A-interacting phosphatase regulator 1 isoform X2 codes for the protein MSQEKMELDLDIPSSLDGHLRRSNSEPMINGLSDASQVFQREVLRSRRNSTTVVRPSVVPSSPVRVPSTRLQRIKQEEGVDVMNRETAHEREVQAAMQMSQSWEESLSLSDNDVEKSSSSSSPKRIDFVPVSPAPSPTRGIGKKQCFSPSLQILVTSNGLTPSPVPSPTRRFRRSQSPINCIRPGILGPLKRKCEMETESQPKRLFQGTTNMLSTEVSHLPELNTCVSPPDLLDGSLSSVGSSSDSPAKMEGVSPSSSNSSLTPLQDLSPK
- the LOC128027262 gene encoding hypoxanthine-guanine phosphoribosyltransferase-like produces the protein MASASSCVVINDEEQGYDLDLFCIPKHYASDLERVYIPHGLIMDRTERLARDIMKDMGAHHIVALCVLKGGYKFFADLLDYIKALNRNSDRSIPMTVDFIRLKSYQNDQSTGDIKVIGGDDLSTLKGKNVLIVEDIIDTGKTMKTLLELLKQYNPKMVKVASLLVKRTPRSVGYRPDFVGFEVPDKFVVGYALDYNEYFRDLNHICVISETGKEKYKA
- the LOC128027261 gene encoding P2R1A-PPP2R2A-interacting phosphatase regulator 1 isoform X3 is translated as MSQEKMELDLDIPSSLDGHLRRSNSEPMINGLSDASQVFQREVLRSRRNSTTVVRPSVVPSSPVRVPSTRLQRIKQEEGVDVMNRETAHEREVQAAMQMSQSWEESLSLSDNDVEKSSSSSSPKRIDFVPVSPAPSPTRGIGKKQCFSPSLQILVTSNGLTPSPVPSPTRRFRRSQSPINCIRPGILGPLKRKCEMETESQPKRLFQGTTNMLSTEVSHLPELNTCSVSPPDLLDGSLSSVGSSSDSPAKMEGVSPSSSNSSLTPLQDLSPK
- the LOC128027261 gene encoding P2R1A-PPP2R2A-interacting phosphatase regulator 1 isoform X4; the encoded protein is MSQEKMELDLDIPSSLDGHLRRSNSEPMINGLSDASQVFQREVLRSRRNSTTVVRPSVVPSSPVRVPSTRLQRIKQEEGVDVMNRETAHEREVQAAMQMSQSWEESLSLSDNDVEKSSSSSSPKRIDFVPVSPAPSPTRGIGKKQCFSPSLQILVTSNGLTPSPVPSPTRRFSRRSQSPINCIRPGILGPLKRKCEMETESQPKRLFQGTTNMLSTEVSHLPELNTCVSPPDLLDGSLSSVGSSSDSPAKMEGVSPSSSNSSLTPLQDLSPK